A section of the Macadamia integrifolia cultivar HAES 741 chromosome 9, SCU_Mint_v3, whole genome shotgun sequence genome encodes:
- the LOC122090185 gene encoding probable galacturonosyltransferase 6 isoform X1, translating to MSILRFLMKQDLRYQRRIFILSLLCLSIFASTVLVYDRLRNLTPSAAHNVLIEDLSSIKYRSEALKVNLIQQETSQGLKVVYKDGEFDSAVGEDSSDENLKPEDSRSESLWKGDVIGSDHDGGNDNQWSQQKNVSTSTSSGGKQDKSTETTEQLAKPSKIQRVTDKKIREVKDQVIRAEAYLNYAPPNIDPHLVKELKLRIREVERTVGEATKDSELSRRALQKMRSMETSLSKANHICTDCKAMSTKLRAMTNNREEQARRHRDQATYLVHLAARTTPKGLHCLSMQLTADYFSLDNKERKLSNRNEKFHDQDLYHYVVFTDNVLACAVVVNSTVASSMEPEKNYFHVVTDSLNLPAITMWFLLNPPGKASIEIQSMENFEWMSSKYNSALEKQYFQSQDPRYASALNLLRFYLPEIFPNLNKIVLLDHDVVVQRDLRGLWRVDMKGKVNAAVETCREGSPSLRWMKQVINFSDPFISKRFDATVCTWAFGMNVFNLQEWRRQDLTTVYHEYLQLGNSKQLWKMGSLPLGLVTFYNRTIAIDPRWHILGLGHGLGVRRSEIERATVIHYDGNMKPWLDIAIEEYKGYWNKYLNYDHPYLQNCNIHE from the exons ATGTCAATCTTGAGGTTCTTGATGAAACAGGATCTGAGATACCAGAGAAGGATTTTTATACTCTCATTGCTCTGTCTCTCCATTTTTGCTTCTACAGTTTTAGTCTATGATAGACTTAGAAATCTTACCCCTTCTGCTG CACACAATGTACTTATTGAGGATTTATCCAGTATT AAATACAGGTCTGAAGCTCTGAAGGTGAACTTGATCCAACAG GAAACCAGCCAAGGATTGAAAGTTGTGTACAAAGATGGGGAATTTGATTCTGCAGTTGGTgaggattcttctgatgagaaTTTAAAGCCTGAGGACAGTAGAAGTGAGAGTCTTTGGAAAGGAGATG TTATTGGATCTGATCATGATGGCGGGAATGATAATCAGTGGAGTCAACAGAAGAATGTCTCAACCTCAACCTCTTCTGGAGGAAAG CAGGATAAGTCCACCGAAACAACTGAACAACTTGCGAAACCTTCCAAGATTCAGAGAGTAACTGacaagaagataagagaggTGAAAGATCAAGTCATTAGGGCTGAGGCTTATCTGAATTATGCACCTCCAAACATCGATCCTCACTTAGTGAAAGAGCTTAAATTGCGGATAAGAGAGGTAGAAAGAACAGTGGGTGAAGCCACCAAGGATTCTGAGTTATCAAGGAG GGCTTTGCAGAAAATGAGATCCATGGAGACTTCCTTATCCAAAGCCAATCATATTTGCACCGACTGCAAAGCCATGTCAACAAAGCTCCGTGCTATGACGAATAATAGAGAGGAACAGGCTAGGAGGCACAGGGACCAGGCAACATATCTTGTTCATCTGGCTGCCAGGACTACTCCAAAGGGTCTTCACTGCCTCTCCATGCAGCTCACTGCTGATTATTTTTCCCTAGATAATAAGGAGAGGAAGCTCTCTAACAGGAATGAAAAATTTCATGACCAAGATCTCTATCATTATGTTGTTTTCACTGACAATGTCCTCGCGTGTGCAGTGGTGGTTAACTCCACTGTAGCATCATCCATG GAaccagaaaaaaattattttcatgtgGTGACTGATTCCCTCAACCTCCCAGCAATTACAATGTGGTTCTTGTTGAACCCTCCTGGTAAAGCCTCTATAGAGATTCAGagcatggaaaattttgaatggATGTCATCCAAGTACAATTCAGCATTGGAAAAGCAATATTTTCAGTCTCAGGACCCGAGATATGCTTCAGCGCTGAACCTTCTCCGTTTCTATCTACCAGAGATCTTCCCTAATTTAAATAAGATTGTTTTACTTGACCATGATGTGGTTGTGCAGAGGGATTTGAGAGGGTTGTGGAGAGTTGATATGAAGGGGAAAGTAAATGCAGCAGTGGAGACTTGTCGAGAAGGTAGCCCATCACTCCGGTGGATGAAACAAGTAATTAACTTTTCAGATCCATTCATCTCAAAGAGGTTTGATGCCACAGTATGCACATGGGCATTTGGTATGAATGTTTTTAATCTACAAGAATGGAGGAGACAAGACCTGACCACTGTCTACCATGAGTACTTACAATTG GGTAACAGTAAACAGTTATGGAAGATGGGTAGTTTGCCTTTGGGTCTGGTCACCTTCTACAACAGAACAATCGCTATAGATCCAAGATGGCATATCCTTGGGCTCGGCCATGGCTTGGGTGTGAGGAGGAGTGAGATAGAACGGGCAACCGTGATCCACTACGATGGAAACATGAAGCCATGGCTGGATATTGCAATTGAGGAGTATAAGGGCTACTGGAACAAGTATCTCAATTATGATCACCCTTACTTGCAAAACTGCAACATCCATGAGTGA
- the LOC122090186 gene encoding photosystem II reaction center W protein, chloroplastic: MATLTASNPTSLVVRTAGLVQRRSAGAMASPVLGLPVLVKKGRVVCSMEEKPSASNNNSSMGMTASLVAAATAAAMSSPAALALVDDRMTTEGTGLPFGLSNNVLGWILLGVFALIWALYTVYTSTLDDDEESGLSL; encoded by the exons ATGGCTACCCTCACTGCAAGCAATCCAACTTCACTGGTTGTGAGAACCGCCGGCCTCGTCCAGAGGCGTTCGGCTGGCGCCATGGCGTCGCCTGTTCTTG GGTTGCCAGTACTGGTGAAGAAGGGTCGTGTGGTGTGTTCAATGGAGGAGAAGCCTTCTGCATCTAACAACAATTCAAGCATGGGCATGACTGCATCATTGGTGGCAGCAGCAACTGCGGCGGCGATGTCGAGCCCGGCGGCTTTAGCTTTGGTGGATGACAGAATGACCACAGAAGGAACAGGACTTCCCTTTGGTTTGAGCAACAACGTACTTGGGTGGATCCTGTTGGGAGTTTTTGCTCTCATCTGGGCTCTCTACACTGTTTACACTTCCACTCTTGATGACGATGAAGAATCAGGATTGTCCCTCTGA
- the LOC122088852 gene encoding 21 kDa seed protein-like: MWNRVFLSGFLILASLVHTNAISSHSRPHHSHSTAVLDTDGNELQAGMPYYIVSAIKRGGGGGVYVDRRERSTSQSSHTTQIPTIKQSSYDMNMGTPVVVSPASSQHPAAAGARFLGQIGEGETMIQESMDMNIGFSGMNNRVWQVEGRKKEESSESRDSMRYVTLGGKPGYPGSSTVRNWFQIERISQSSPTYRIVYCPSVCESCQVICGSVGINKKNGNRWLSVSENSEFPFVFVRAAQAQPLQ, from the coding sequence ATGTGGAACAGAGTTTTCCTTTCTGGGTTCTTGATTTTGGCCTCCCTTGTCCACACAAACGCCATTTCCAGCCACTCTCGTCCCCACCACTCCCACTCCACAGCAGTGCTCGACACAGACGGCAATGAGCTCCAAGCAGGGATGCCATACTACATCGTTTCCGCCATCAAGAGAGGCGGCGGTGGCGGTGTCTATGTGGacaggagagagagatccaCCTCTCAAAGCAGCCACACCACCCAAATCCCAACAATAAAACAGAGCTCCTACGACATGAACATGGGTACCCCCGTCGTGGTCTCTCCAGCATCCTCGCAACACCCAGCAGCCGCAGGAGCAAGGTTCCTTGGACAGATTGGAGAGGGGGAAACAATGATTCAGGAATCGATGGACATGAACATTGGGTTCTCAGGGATGAACAATAGGGTGTGGCAGGTGGaagggaggaagaaggaggaatcGTCAGAGTCGAGGGATTCGATGAGGTATGTGACATTGGGAGGGAAGCCAGGGTACCCAGGATCATCGACAGTGAGGAACTGGTTCCAGATCGAGAGGATTAGCCAGAGTAGCCCAACGTATAGGATTGTCTACTGCCCCAGCGTTTGCGAGTCTTGCCAAGTGATTTGTGGGAGTGTTGGGATCAACAAGAAGAACGGTAACCGATGGCTGTCGGTGTCGGAGAACAGTGAGTTCCCCTTCGTCTTCGTCAGAGCAGCCCAGGCACAGCCACTCCAGTAA
- the LOC122090185 gene encoding probable galacturonosyltransferase 6 isoform X2, whose product MSILRFLMKQDLRYQRRIFILSLLCLSIFASTVLVYDRLRNLTPSAAHNVLIEDLSSIKYRSEALKVNLIQQETSQGLKVVYKDGEFDSAVGEDSSDENLKPEDSRSESLWKGDVIGSDHDGGNDNQWSQQKNVSTSTSSGGKDKSTETTEQLAKPSKIQRVTDKKIREVKDQVIRAEAYLNYAPPNIDPHLVKELKLRIREVERTVGEATKDSELSRRALQKMRSMETSLSKANHICTDCKAMSTKLRAMTNNREEQARRHRDQATYLVHLAARTTPKGLHCLSMQLTADYFSLDNKERKLSNRNEKFHDQDLYHYVVFTDNVLACAVVVNSTVASSMEPEKNYFHVVTDSLNLPAITMWFLLNPPGKASIEIQSMENFEWMSSKYNSALEKQYFQSQDPRYASALNLLRFYLPEIFPNLNKIVLLDHDVVVQRDLRGLWRVDMKGKVNAAVETCREGSPSLRWMKQVINFSDPFISKRFDATVCTWAFGMNVFNLQEWRRQDLTTVYHEYLQLGNSKQLWKMGSLPLGLVTFYNRTIAIDPRWHILGLGHGLGVRRSEIERATVIHYDGNMKPWLDIAIEEYKGYWNKYLNYDHPYLQNCNIHE is encoded by the exons ATGTCAATCTTGAGGTTCTTGATGAAACAGGATCTGAGATACCAGAGAAGGATTTTTATACTCTCATTGCTCTGTCTCTCCATTTTTGCTTCTACAGTTTTAGTCTATGATAGACTTAGAAATCTTACCCCTTCTGCTG CACACAATGTACTTATTGAGGATTTATCCAGTATT AAATACAGGTCTGAAGCTCTGAAGGTGAACTTGATCCAACAG GAAACCAGCCAAGGATTGAAAGTTGTGTACAAAGATGGGGAATTTGATTCTGCAGTTGGTgaggattcttctgatgagaaTTTAAAGCCTGAGGACAGTAGAAGTGAGAGTCTTTGGAAAGGAGATG TTATTGGATCTGATCATGATGGCGGGAATGATAATCAGTGGAGTCAACAGAAGAATGTCTCAACCTCAACCTCTTCTGGAGGAAAG GATAAGTCCACCGAAACAACTGAACAACTTGCGAAACCTTCCAAGATTCAGAGAGTAACTGacaagaagataagagaggTGAAAGATCAAGTCATTAGGGCTGAGGCTTATCTGAATTATGCACCTCCAAACATCGATCCTCACTTAGTGAAAGAGCTTAAATTGCGGATAAGAGAGGTAGAAAGAACAGTGGGTGAAGCCACCAAGGATTCTGAGTTATCAAGGAG GGCTTTGCAGAAAATGAGATCCATGGAGACTTCCTTATCCAAAGCCAATCATATTTGCACCGACTGCAAAGCCATGTCAACAAAGCTCCGTGCTATGACGAATAATAGAGAGGAACAGGCTAGGAGGCACAGGGACCAGGCAACATATCTTGTTCATCTGGCTGCCAGGACTACTCCAAAGGGTCTTCACTGCCTCTCCATGCAGCTCACTGCTGATTATTTTTCCCTAGATAATAAGGAGAGGAAGCTCTCTAACAGGAATGAAAAATTTCATGACCAAGATCTCTATCATTATGTTGTTTTCACTGACAATGTCCTCGCGTGTGCAGTGGTGGTTAACTCCACTGTAGCATCATCCATG GAaccagaaaaaaattattttcatgtgGTGACTGATTCCCTCAACCTCCCAGCAATTACAATGTGGTTCTTGTTGAACCCTCCTGGTAAAGCCTCTATAGAGATTCAGagcatggaaaattttgaatggATGTCATCCAAGTACAATTCAGCATTGGAAAAGCAATATTTTCAGTCTCAGGACCCGAGATATGCTTCAGCGCTGAACCTTCTCCGTTTCTATCTACCAGAGATCTTCCCTAATTTAAATAAGATTGTTTTACTTGACCATGATGTGGTTGTGCAGAGGGATTTGAGAGGGTTGTGGAGAGTTGATATGAAGGGGAAAGTAAATGCAGCAGTGGAGACTTGTCGAGAAGGTAGCCCATCACTCCGGTGGATGAAACAAGTAATTAACTTTTCAGATCCATTCATCTCAAAGAGGTTTGATGCCACAGTATGCACATGGGCATTTGGTATGAATGTTTTTAATCTACAAGAATGGAGGAGACAAGACCTGACCACTGTCTACCATGAGTACTTACAATTG GGTAACAGTAAACAGTTATGGAAGATGGGTAGTTTGCCTTTGGGTCTGGTCACCTTCTACAACAGAACAATCGCTATAGATCCAAGATGGCATATCCTTGGGCTCGGCCATGGCTTGGGTGTGAGGAGGAGTGAGATAGAACGGGCAACCGTGATCCACTACGATGGAAACATGAAGCCATGGCTGGATATTGCAATTGAGGAGTATAAGGGCTACTGGAACAAGTATCTCAATTATGATCACCCTTACTTGCAAAACTGCAACATCCATGAGTGA
- the LOC122089831 gene encoding glutathione reductase, chloroplastic isoform X1, translating to MAASIGAQKVTFSSSTLHNLCKQIPNSLTPRSLPANFSPILFKPFKYTSHGRGFFNPQYLCFTVRAESNNGAEPRNFDFDLFTIGAGSGGVRASRFAANYGASVAICELPFATISSDNTGGVGGTCVLRGCVPKKLFVYSSKFSHDFEESCGFGWKYESDPKHDWGTMLANKNAELQRLTGIYKNILKNAGVTLIEGRGKIVDPHTVDVDGKLYTARHILISVGGRPFIPDIPGSEYVIDSDMALDLPSKPQKIAIVGGGYIAVEFAGIFNGLKSEVHVFIRQKQVLRGFDEEIRDFVAEQMSLKGIEFHTEESPQAVIKAPDGSLTLKTNKGTVEGFSHVMFATGRRPNTKNLGLEAVGVKMAKGGAIEVNEYSRTSVPSIWAVGDVTDRVNLTPVALMEGGAFAKTVFGNEATKPNHSSIPSAVFSQPPIGQVGLTEEQAVQEYSDIDVFTSNFRPLKATLSGLPDRIFMKLIVCAKTNKVIGLHMCGEEAAEIVQGFSVAVKAGLTKADFDATVGIHPTAAEELVSMRTPTRKIRKSPPAEGKADVESKAAAGV from the exons ATGGCCGCCTCAATTGGAGCTCAAAAGGtcaccttctcttcttcaaccCTTCATAACCTCTGCAAACAAATCCCCAATTCTCTAACCCCCAGGTCTCTTCCTGCTAATTTCTCTCCTATCCTATTTAAACCCTTCAAGTACACCTCTCATGGTCgtggtttcttcaatcctcaaTACCTTTGTTTCACGGTTCGAGCGGAATCAAATAATGGAGCAGAACCTCGAAACTTCGATTTTGACCTGTTCACGATTGGCGCTGGGAGCGGTGGTGTACGGGCATCTCGTTTTGCTGCTAATTACGGTGCCTCTGTTGCCATCTGCGAGCTTCCTTTTGCTACTATTTCATCTGATAATACCGGCGGCGTTGGTGGAAC TTGTGTACTCCGGGGATGTGTTCCAAAGAAATTATTTGTGTATTCATCCAAATTTTCCCATGATTTTGAAGAGAGCTGTGGCTTTGGATGGAAGTACGAATCTGACCCTAAGCATGATTGGGGCACTATGTTGGCCAACAAGAATGCTGAGTTGCAGCGCCTTACTGGAATCTACAAGAACATTCTCAAAAATGCAGGGGTAACTTTAATTGAAGGACGTGGAAAG ATTGTGGACCCACACACCGTTGATGTGGATGGGAAACTATACACGGCAAGGCATATTCTGATTTCCGTTGGGGGACGGCCATTCATTCCTGATATTCCTGGAAGTGAATATGTTATAGACTCTGATATGGCTCTTGATTTGCCCTCAAAACCCCAGAAAATTGCAATTGTTGGGGGTGGGTATATTGCTGTAGAATTTGCCGGTATTTTCAATGGTTTGAAGAGTGAAGTCCATGTGTTTATTCGGCAGAAGCAAGTTTTAAGAGGCTTTGATGAGGAG ATCAGAGATTTTGTTGCTGAACAGATGTCTTTAAAAGGAATTGAGTTCCATACAGAGGAATCACCTCAGGCAGTCATAAAAGCTCCAGATGGTTCACTCACTCTGAAGACAAACAAAGGAACTGTTGAAGGTTTCTCACATGTCATGTTTGCGACAGGCCGTAGACCAAACACTAAG AACTTAGGACTGGAAGCAGTTGGGGTGAAAATGGCCAAAGGTGGAGCCATAGAG GTTAATGAATACTCCCGAACATCAGTTCCTTCTATTTGGGCTGTGGGTGACGTTACAGATAGGGTGAATCTGACGCCTGTTGCATTGATGGAGGGAGGGGCATTTGCGAAAACTGTGTTTGGGAATGAAGCCACGAAACCCAATCATAG TTCCATACCATCTGCTGTGTTTTCTCAGCCACCTATTGGACAAGTTGGTCTTACTGAAGAACAG GCTGTCCAAGAATACAGTGACATTGATGTCTTCACATCGAACTTCAGACCCTTGAAGGCTACTCTCTCTGGACTCCCAGACAGGATCTTCATGAAACTCATAGTCTGTGCTAAGACAAACAAAGTTATAGGGTTGCACATGTGTGGGGAAGAGGCAGCAGAGATAGTTCAG GGATTTTCTGTTGCTGTGAAAGCTGGACTGACAAAGGCAGACTTTGATGCGACAGTGGGTATTCATCCTACAGCAGCTGAGGAGCTTGTCTCAATGAGGACTCCAACCAGGAAGATTCGAAAGAGTCCACCAGCCGAG GGAAAGGCTGATGTCGAGTCTAAAGCCGCAGCAGGTGTTTAG
- the LOC122089831 gene encoding glutathione reductase, chloroplastic isoform X2: MAASIGAQKVTFSSSTLHNLCKQIPNSLTPRSLPANFSPILFKPFKYTSHGRGFFNPQYLCFTVRAESNNGAEPRNFDFDLFTIGAGSGGVRASRFAANYGASVAICELPFATISSDNTGGVGGTCVLRGCVPKKLFVYSSKFSHDFEESCGFGWKYESDPKHDWGTMLANKNAELQRLTGIYKNILKNAGVTLIEGRGKIVDPHTVDVDGKLYTARHILISVGGRPFIPDIPGSEYVIDSDMALDLPSKPQKIAIVGGGYIAVEFAGIFNGLKSEVHVFIRQKQVLRGFDEEIRDFVAEQMSLKGIEFHTEESPQAVIKAPDGSLTLKTNKGTVEGFSHVMFATGRRPNTKNLGLEAVGVKMAKGGAIEVNEYSRTSVPSIWAVGDVTDRVNLTPVALMEGGAFAKTVFGNEATKPNHSSIPSAVFSQPPIGQVGLTEEQAVQEYSDIDVFTSNFRPLKATLSGLPDRIFMKLIVCAKTNKVIGLHMCGEEAAEIVQGFSVAVKAGLTKADFDATVGIHPTAAEELVSMRTPTRKIRKSPPAEAWYHPDH; this comes from the exons ATGGCCGCCTCAATTGGAGCTCAAAAGGtcaccttctcttcttcaaccCTTCATAACCTCTGCAAACAAATCCCCAATTCTCTAACCCCCAGGTCTCTTCCTGCTAATTTCTCTCCTATCCTATTTAAACCCTTCAAGTACACCTCTCATGGTCgtggtttcttcaatcctcaaTACCTTTGTTTCACGGTTCGAGCGGAATCAAATAATGGAGCAGAACCTCGAAACTTCGATTTTGACCTGTTCACGATTGGCGCTGGGAGCGGTGGTGTACGGGCATCTCGTTTTGCTGCTAATTACGGTGCCTCTGTTGCCATCTGCGAGCTTCCTTTTGCTACTATTTCATCTGATAATACCGGCGGCGTTGGTGGAAC TTGTGTACTCCGGGGATGTGTTCCAAAGAAATTATTTGTGTATTCATCCAAATTTTCCCATGATTTTGAAGAGAGCTGTGGCTTTGGATGGAAGTACGAATCTGACCCTAAGCATGATTGGGGCACTATGTTGGCCAACAAGAATGCTGAGTTGCAGCGCCTTACTGGAATCTACAAGAACATTCTCAAAAATGCAGGGGTAACTTTAATTGAAGGACGTGGAAAG ATTGTGGACCCACACACCGTTGATGTGGATGGGAAACTATACACGGCAAGGCATATTCTGATTTCCGTTGGGGGACGGCCATTCATTCCTGATATTCCTGGAAGTGAATATGTTATAGACTCTGATATGGCTCTTGATTTGCCCTCAAAACCCCAGAAAATTGCAATTGTTGGGGGTGGGTATATTGCTGTAGAATTTGCCGGTATTTTCAATGGTTTGAAGAGTGAAGTCCATGTGTTTATTCGGCAGAAGCAAGTTTTAAGAGGCTTTGATGAGGAG ATCAGAGATTTTGTTGCTGAACAGATGTCTTTAAAAGGAATTGAGTTCCATACAGAGGAATCACCTCAGGCAGTCATAAAAGCTCCAGATGGTTCACTCACTCTGAAGACAAACAAAGGAACTGTTGAAGGTTTCTCACATGTCATGTTTGCGACAGGCCGTAGACCAAACACTAAG AACTTAGGACTGGAAGCAGTTGGGGTGAAAATGGCCAAAGGTGGAGCCATAGAG GTTAATGAATACTCCCGAACATCAGTTCCTTCTATTTGGGCTGTGGGTGACGTTACAGATAGGGTGAATCTGACGCCTGTTGCATTGATGGAGGGAGGGGCATTTGCGAAAACTGTGTTTGGGAATGAAGCCACGAAACCCAATCATAG TTCCATACCATCTGCTGTGTTTTCTCAGCCACCTATTGGACAAGTTGGTCTTACTGAAGAACAG GCTGTCCAAGAATACAGTGACATTGATGTCTTCACATCGAACTTCAGACCCTTGAAGGCTACTCTCTCTGGACTCCCAGACAGGATCTTCATGAAACTCATAGTCTGTGCTAAGACAAACAAAGTTATAGGGTTGCACATGTGTGGGGAAGAGGCAGCAGAGATAGTTCAG GGATTTTCTGTTGCTGTGAAAGCTGGACTGACAAAGGCAGACTTTGATGCGACAGTGGGTATTCATCCTACAGCAGCTGAGGAGCTTGTCTCAATGAGGACTCCAACCAGGAAGATTCGAAAGAGTCCACCAGCCGAG GCATGGTACCATCCAGATCACTAG